A section of the Bacillus pumilus genome encodes:
- the carB gene encoding carbamoyl-phosphate synthase (glutamine-hydrolyzing) large subunit, whose product MPKRVDIKKILVIGSGPIIIGQAAEFDYAGTQACLALKEEGYEVVLVNSNPATIMTDTEMADKVYIEPLTPEFLTRIIRKERPDAILPTLGGQTGLNLAVELSDLGVLAECGVEVLGTKLSAIQKAEDRDLFRNLMNELNEPVPESEIIHNLEEAMAFTNQIGFPVIVRPAYTLGGTGGGICTNEQELKEIVENGLKLSPVTQCLLEKSIAGFKEIEYEVMRDSGDHAIVVCNMENFDPVGIHTGDSIVVAPSQTLSDREYQLLRNVSLKLIRALGIEGGCNVQLAIDPDSFQYYIIEVNPRVSRSSALASKATGYPIAKLAAKIAVGLTLDEMMNPVTGKTYAAFEPALDYIVSKIPRWPFDKFESANRRLGTQMKATGEVMAIGRTLEESLLKAVRSLEADVHHIELKDEADITNEVLEKRIIKAGDERLFYIAEALRRGYTVEQIHEFSKIDYFFLHKLEGIIAFEKTLKENKGNPDVLKEAKEKGFSDIYISREWNMNEADVYTLRQETGIVPVYKMVDTCAAEFESETPYFYSTYENENESERTDKKSVIVLGSGPIRIGQGVEFDYATVHSVWAIKQAGYEAIIINNNPETVSTDFSISDKLYFEPLTVEDVMHIIDLEQPEGVVVQFGGQTAINLADELSNRGVKILGTSLEDLDRAENRDKFEQTLETLGVPQPKGKTATSVPEAVAIANQIGYPVLVRPSYVLGGRAMEIVYQEAELLHYMENAVKVNPQHPVLIDKYLTGKEIEVDAVSDGETVVIPGIMEHIERAGVHSGDSIAVYPPQTLSEEIKAKIAEYTIKLAKGLNIIGLLNIQFVLSKGEVFVLEVNPRSSRTVPFLSKITGIPMANLATKVILGEKLKNYGYEEGLHTEQEGVYVKVPVFSFAKLRRVDITLGPEMKSTGEVMGKDVTIEKALYKGLIASGIQIPKDGTVLLTVADKDKEEGLEIARRFHSIGYHILATEGTANYLKQASIPSSVVGKIGEEGKNLLDVIRNGEAQFVINTLTKGKQPARDGFRIRREAVENGVACLTSLDTAEAILRVLESMTFRADEMPEVKTNAEVTVTI is encoded by the coding sequence ATGCCAAAACGCGTAGATATCAAAAAGATTTTAGTGATCGGATCAGGTCCAATCATCATTGGTCAGGCAGCAGAGTTTGACTATGCAGGTACACAGGCTTGCTTAGCGCTAAAAGAAGAGGGCTATGAAGTCGTTCTTGTGAACTCGAACCCTGCGACGATCATGACAGATACAGAAATGGCCGATAAGGTATACATCGAACCACTGACACCAGAATTCTTAACACGCATCATTCGAAAAGAACGTCCTGATGCGATCTTGCCAACACTTGGCGGACAAACTGGATTGAACCTAGCTGTTGAATTATCAGATCTTGGCGTACTCGCTGAATGCGGTGTTGAAGTATTAGGGACAAAGCTGTCAGCTATTCAAAAAGCAGAAGACAGAGATCTATTCCGAAATTTGATGAATGAACTAAATGAGCCTGTACCAGAAAGTGAAATCATCCATAACCTAGAAGAAGCGATGGCGTTTACGAACCAAATCGGTTTCCCAGTCATTGTGAGACCAGCTTATACATTAGGCGGAACAGGCGGCGGAATTTGTACAAACGAGCAAGAACTAAAGGAAATCGTCGAAAACGGGTTGAAGCTAAGTCCAGTCACACAATGCTTACTTGAAAAAAGTATTGCAGGCTTTAAAGAAATTGAATATGAAGTCATGCGTGATAGCGGTGATCATGCAATCGTTGTTTGTAACATGGAAAACTTTGATCCAGTCGGTATCCACACAGGTGACAGTATCGTTGTGGCGCCAAGCCAAACGTTAAGTGACCGTGAATATCAGCTGCTTCGCAATGTGTCGCTCAAGCTGATCCGTGCACTTGGGATTGAAGGCGGATGTAACGTACAGCTGGCGATTGATCCAGACAGCTTTCAATACTATATCATTGAAGTGAATCCGCGTGTGAGTCGTTCTTCAGCACTTGCGTCGAAAGCAACGGGTTATCCAATTGCGAAACTTGCAGCGAAAATTGCTGTCGGCTTAACGCTTGATGAAATGATGAACCCAGTCACAGGTAAAACCTATGCCGCCTTCGAACCGGCACTTGACTATATTGTGTCTAAAATTCCGCGCTGGCCGTTTGATAAATTCGAATCTGCCAACAGACGTCTTGGCACACAAATGAAAGCAACGGGTGAAGTAATGGCGATCGGCCGTACGTTAGAAGAGTCGCTTCTAAAGGCTGTCCGTTCACTTGAAGCTGATGTGCATCACATTGAATTAAAAGATGAAGCAGATATCACAAACGAAGTGCTTGAAAAGCGGATTATCAAGGCGGGAGACGAACGATTATTCTATATCGCCGAGGCGCTTAGAAGAGGGTATACGGTTGAACAAATACATGAATTCTCAAAAATTGATTACTTCTTCCTTCATAAGCTGGAAGGCATCATCGCTTTTGAAAAGACATTAAAAGAAAACAAAGGCAATCCAGACGTATTAAAAGAAGCGAAAGAAAAAGGCTTCTCAGACATCTATATTAGCCGCGAGTGGAATATGAATGAAGCGGATGTCTACACGCTAAGACAAGAAACAGGCATCGTACCTGTTTACAAAATGGTAGATACGTGTGCGGCTGAATTTGAATCAGAGACGCCATATTTCTACAGCACATATGAAAATGAAAATGAATCAGAACGTACAGACAAGAAAAGTGTCATCGTATTAGGCTCAGGTCCTATCAGAATCGGGCAAGGAGTAGAATTTGATTATGCGACTGTTCATTCTGTGTGGGCAATTAAACAAGCAGGCTATGAAGCAATCATTATTAACAACAACCCTGAAACGGTCTCAACAGACTTTAGTATTTCGGACAAGCTCTACTTTGAACCACTTACTGTAGAAGATGTGATGCACATTATTGATCTAGAGCAGCCTGAAGGAGTCGTTGTCCAGTTCGGCGGACAAACAGCCATCAACCTAGCAGACGAACTATCAAATAGAGGAGTGAAGATTCTCGGCACTTCTCTTGAAGACCTAGATCGAGCTGAAAACCGAGACAAGTTTGAACAAACATTAGAAACACTTGGCGTGCCGCAGCCTAAAGGGAAAACAGCTACGTCAGTGCCAGAAGCTGTAGCGATTGCCAATCAGATCGGCTACCCAGTCCTTGTCCGCCCTTCCTATGTATTAGGCGGTCGCGCAATGGAAATCGTTTATCAAGAAGCCGAGCTTCTTCACTACATGGAGAATGCGGTGAAAGTCAATCCGCAGCACCCAGTCTTAATTGACAAGTATTTGACAGGTAAAGAAATTGAAGTAGATGCCGTGTCTGATGGCGAAACTGTCGTGATCCCAGGCATTATGGAACACATTGAAAGAGCTGGGGTTCACTCTGGTGACTCGATTGCGGTTTACCCGCCGCAAACCTTATCTGAAGAGATCAAAGCGAAGATTGCAGAATACACGATCAAGCTTGCAAAAGGACTCAACATCATTGGGCTACTAAACATTCAATTTGTTCTCTCAAAAGGTGAAGTGTTCGTACTTGAAGTGAACCCGCGTTCAAGCCGGACAGTTCCTTTCTTAAGTAAAATCACGGGCATCCCGATGGCAAACCTGGCGACAAAAGTTATTTTAGGAGAAAAACTTAAAAACTATGGCTACGAAGAAGGACTTCACACAGAGCAAGAAGGCGTGTACGTCAAAGTTCCAGTCTTCTCTTTTGCAAAACTAAGAAGAGTCGATATTACACTCGGACCTGAAATGAAATCAACAGGTGAAGTCATGGGGAAAGATGTCACAATCGAAAAAGCTCTTTACAAAGGATTAATTGCATCAGGCATTCAAATTCCTAAAGACGGGACAGTTCTTCTGACAGTTGCTGATAAGGATAAAGAAGAAGGACTTGAGATTGCGAGAAGATTCCATTCAATCGGCTACCATATTTTAGCGACAGAGGGAACGGCGAATTACTTAAAACAAGCTTCCATCCCATCAAGTGTTGTCGGCAAAATAGGAGAAGAAGGCAAAAACCTTCTCGATGTCATTCGAAACGGGGAAGCCCAATTTGTCATCAACACTCTGACAAAAGGAAAACAGCCAGCAAGAGACGGCTTTAGAATCAGACGTGAAGCTGTTGAAAATGGCGTAGCATGCTTAACATCGCTAGATACAGCAGAAGCCATTTTAAGAGTACTAGAAAGTATGACATTTAGAGCAGACGAAATGCCAGAAGTGAAAACGAATGCTGAGGTGACAGTAACGATATGA
- a CDS encoding dihydroorotase: MSYLIKNGFILTSTGEKVQQDIRVEGEVIQAIGHLEREDGEEVIDAKGLFVSPGLIDLHVHLREPGGEKKETIEIGSKAAARGGYTTIAAMPNTRPVPDTKEQMEWLMNRIEETSSVRVLPYASITTRQIGEEMTDFAALKEAGAFAFTDDGVGIQTAGMMYEAMKKAASLDQAIVAHCEDNSLIYGGCVHEGEFSKANGLNGIPSICESVHIARDVLLAEAANCHYHVCHISTKESVRVVRDAKKAGIRVTAEVSPHHLLLCDADIPGFDTNYKMNPPLRGKEDREALIEGLLDGTIDFIATDHAPHTEEEKNETMQRAPFGIVGLETAFPLLYTRFVKTGEWTLKELIDYMTIKPAEAFSLPYGKLEKGQIADITLIDLNKEMAIDKKSFLSKGQNTPFDKLTVSGWPVMTLASGKVVYEEGRLVK, encoded by the coding sequence ATGTCGTATCTCATTAAAAATGGTTTTATCTTAACAAGCACAGGTGAAAAAGTGCAGCAGGATATTAGGGTAGAAGGAGAAGTGATTCAAGCGATTGGTCACTTAGAAAGAGAAGACGGAGAAGAGGTCATTGATGCTAAAGGGCTATTTGTTTCACCAGGATTAATTGATCTGCATGTGCATTTAAGAGAGCCAGGCGGAGAGAAAAAGGAAACGATTGAAATAGGCTCTAAAGCGGCAGCAAGAGGCGGCTATACAACAATTGCAGCGATGCCGAATACGCGCCCAGTTCCAGATACAAAAGAGCAAATGGAATGGCTCATGAATCGAATCGAAGAGACCTCTTCTGTCAGAGTGCTGCCATACGCCTCCATCACAACAAGACAAATTGGGGAAGAGATGACAGACTTTGCAGCACTAAAAGAAGCAGGCGCCTTCGCTTTCACAGATGACGGGGTTGGCATCCAAACAGCAGGCATGATGTACGAAGCGATGAAAAAGGCAGCAAGTCTTGATCAAGCGATTGTGGCACACTGTGAAGATAACTCGCTCATTTACGGAGGATGCGTCCATGAAGGAGAATTTTCAAAAGCAAATGGGTTAAACGGAATACCGTCCATTTGTGAATCGGTGCATATTGCAAGAGATGTTCTTTTAGCAGAAGCAGCGAACTGTCATTATCATGTATGTCATATCAGTACGAAAGAATCTGTGCGAGTCGTTCGCGATGCAAAAAAAGCAGGCATCCGCGTGACAGCAGAGGTGTCACCGCATCACCTGCTCTTATGTGATGCCGACATCCCAGGTTTTGACACAAACTATAAAATGAATCCACCGCTCAGAGGAAAAGAGGATCGCGAGGCACTAATTGAGGGGCTGTTAGATGGAACGATTGATTTCATCGCAACAGACCATGCACCGCATACAGAAGAAGAAAAGAACGAAACGATGCAGCGCGCACCTTTTGGAATAGTCGGGCTTGAAACAGCGTTCCCGCTTCTGTACACACGATTTGTCAAAACGGGTGAATGGACATTAAAAGAACTCATTGATTATATGACGATCAAGCCAGCAGAGGCCTTCTCCCTTCCTTATGGAAAGCTAGAAAAAGGGCAAATCGCTGATATCACACTCATTGATTTAAACAAAGAAATGGCTATCGATAAAAAAAGCTTCTTATCAAAAGGACAAAATACACCGTTTGACAAATTGACTGTATCAGGATGGCCGGTCATGACACTTGCATCTGGGAAAGTCGTGTATGAAGAGGGGAGACTAGTAAAATGA
- a CDS encoding carbamoyl phosphate synthase small subunit, which produces MKRRLVLENGTVFEGTGFGSLESSVGEVVFNTGMTGYQEILSDPSYCGQIVTLTYPLIGNYGINRDDFESITPFVKGLIVKELCEKPSNWRSAYSLDEYLKMKNIPGLSGIDTRKLTRMIRSAGTLRGAFAGPDEQVEDVVSRLQTMQLPTDQVSQVSVKNAYPSPGRGKRIVLVDYGMKHGILRELNKRDCDVIVVPYNITADEVLQLKPDGIMLSNGPGDPVDVPEAVEMIQQLIGKVPLFGICLGHQLFALACGASTEKMKFGHRGSNHPVKELATGKVTLTSQNHGYTVSAINEDVLEVTHIALNDNTIEGLKHKEAPAFTVQYHPEASPGPEDANYLFDQFMDMIHTTEKEGEEVCQNA; this is translated from the coding sequence ATGAAGAGACGCTTAGTGCTAGAAAATGGAACAGTATTCGAAGGAACAGGCTTTGGCAGCTTAGAATCATCAGTCGGAGAAGTCGTCTTTAATACAGGGATGACAGGTTATCAAGAAATTTTGTCTGATCCATCATACTGCGGACAAATTGTCACACTCACTTACCCGCTTATCGGCAACTACGGCATTAATCGTGATGATTTTGAATCGATCACACCGTTTGTAAAAGGGTTGATTGTGAAGGAACTTTGTGAAAAGCCCTCAAACTGGCGCTCTGCATACTCGCTTGATGAGTATTTAAAAATGAAAAACATCCCGGGTCTTAGCGGAATAGATACACGCAAGCTGACACGCATGATTCGGAGTGCAGGCACATTAAGAGGAGCTTTTGCAGGACCGGATGAACAAGTAGAAGACGTTGTGAGCCGCCTTCAAACGATGCAGCTGCCAACAGATCAAGTAAGTCAAGTATCTGTGAAAAATGCGTACCCAAGCCCAGGAAGAGGAAAAAGAATTGTCCTTGTCGATTACGGTATGAAGCACGGTATTTTGCGAGAGCTTAATAAACGGGACTGTGATGTCATTGTGGTGCCGTACAATATCACGGCAGATGAAGTACTGCAGCTTAAGCCAGATGGAATCATGCTTTCAAACGGCCCTGGGGATCCTGTGGATGTACCAGAAGCAGTCGAGATGATTCAGCAATTGATTGGAAAGGTTCCACTCTTTGGTATTTGCCTAGGACATCAATTATTCGCGCTGGCATGCGGCGCAAGTACTGAAAAAATGAAATTCGGTCACAGAGGCTCAAATCATCCAGTGAAAGAACTAGCAACTGGCAAGGTGACATTGACATCTCAAAACCATGGCTACACAGTTAGTGCCATTAACGAGGACGTGCTCGAAGTCACACATATCGCACTAAACGACAATACAATTGAAGGTTTAAAACATAAAGAAGCACCAGCATTCACTGTCCAGTACCATCCAGAAGCATCACCAGGTCCAGAAGATGCGAACTACTTATTCGACCAGTTCATGGATATGATTCATACAACTGAGAAAGAAGGGGAAGAAGTATGCCAAAACGCGTAG
- a CDS encoding aspartate carbamoyltransferase catalytic subunit gives MNDLSTMSSLTKEEILQLIEEATALKKGKQELGLAGEFVANLFFEPSTRTRFSFEVAEKKLGMNVLSLDAASTSVQKGETLYDTVKTLESIGVKACVIRDSTDEYYNELIGKVGIPIINAGDGCGQHPTQSLLDLMTIYEEFGGFEGLTISIHGDIKHSRVARSNAEVLSRLGATVLFSGPASFQDEQNPHGTYVQVDEAIKQSDVVMLLRIQHERHTEKMGNEDYLSTYGLTVSRANNMKERAIIMHPAPVNRGVEIDDSLVESKQSRIFKQMENGVYVRMAVLKRAFQNSKLHQKGRESVYVVSH, from the coding sequence ATGAATGATCTATCGACAATGAGTAGCTTAACTAAAGAAGAGATTTTACAGCTGATTGAAGAAGCAACAGCTCTCAAAAAGGGTAAGCAAGAACTTGGTTTAGCAGGAGAATTTGTAGCAAACCTCTTCTTCGAACCAAGCACAAGAACACGATTTAGCTTCGAAGTCGCTGAAAAGAAACTGGGGATGAATGTACTAAGCTTAGATGCGGCAAGCACCTCCGTTCAAAAAGGCGAAACACTATACGATACGGTAAAAACGCTCGAATCCATCGGCGTGAAAGCTTGTGTGATCAGAGACAGTACAGATGAATACTACAACGAGCTGATTGGGAAGGTGGGGATTCCCATCATCAATGCTGGAGATGGCTGCGGACAGCACCCGACCCAATCACTGCTTGACCTAATGACCATCTATGAAGAGTTTGGCGGCTTTGAGGGCTTAACGATTTCAATTCATGGAGACATCAAGCACAGCAGGGTGGCAAGGTCGAATGCTGAAGTGCTCTCAAGGCTGGGGGCGACCGTCCTTTTCTCAGGGCCTGCTTCCTTTCAAGATGAGCAAAATCCTCACGGAACATATGTCCAAGTAGACGAAGCCATTAAACAATCTGATGTGGTGATGCTACTTAGAATCCAGCATGAACGGCACACGGAAAAAATGGGCAATGAAGATTACTTATCGACTTATGGATTAACAGTAAGCAGGGCAAACAACATGAAAGAACGAGCCATTATTATGCATCCAGCACCAGTAAACAGAGGTGTGGAGATAGATGATTCTCTCGTAGAATCAAAACAGTCACGCATTTTCAAGCAAATGGAAAATGGTGTTTATGTCCGAATGGCAGTATTAAAAAGAGCTTTTCAAAATAGCAAACTACATCAAAAAGGGAGAGAGTCTGTCTATGTCGTATCTCATTAA
- a CDS encoding solute carrier family 23 protein, whose product MSQQKANLGIRDIPKPFTWLSLSLQHLFAMFGATILVPKIIDMSPAVALISSGVGTIVYLIITRGQIPAYLGSSFAFIAPILNVKATGGPGAAMVGAFMAGVAYALIALFIKWLGTGWLMKLLPPVVVGPVIMVIGLGLAGTAVNMAMYVDPNATELVYSLKHLTVAGFTLAVTIISMIFLRGFLSLIPVLIGIISGYLFALSQGIVNFQPVIDAKWFAVPDFVVPFVDYTPAVTLSILTVMVPVAFVTMSEHIGHQVVLSKVVGQDFIKKPGLHRSILGDSAATIFASLIGGPPTTTYGENIGVLAITRVFSIFVIGGAAVFAICFGFVGKISALISTVPSAVMGGVSFLLFGIIASSGLRILIDHKVNFEEKRNLIIASVILVIGIGGAFIEVKQINLTLSGMALAAITGVLLNLILPQPKADDDESNESNTENLLKEVQ is encoded by the coding sequence ATGAGTCAGCAAAAAGCCAATTTAGGCATTCGAGATATCCCAAAACCGTTCACATGGCTGTCGCTTAGCCTTCAGCATTTGTTTGCCATGTTTGGTGCGACCATTCTAGTACCAAAAATCATCGATATGAGTCCAGCCGTCGCGCTCATCTCAAGCGGTGTTGGAACGATTGTTTACTTAATCATCACAAGAGGCCAAATTCCGGCGTATCTTGGTTCGTCCTTTGCCTTTATCGCCCCCATACTGAATGTCAAAGCAACAGGCGGCCCTGGAGCCGCAATGGTTGGTGCCTTCATGGCGGGTGTCGCGTATGCACTCATTGCACTATTTATAAAATGGCTTGGCACAGGCTGGCTGATGAAACTTCTGCCGCCAGTCGTCGTAGGGCCGGTCATTATGGTCATCGGACTTGGACTCGCTGGAACAGCTGTTAACATGGCGATGTATGTTGATCCAAATGCCACTGAGCTTGTTTACAGCCTGAAGCACTTAACGGTCGCCGGCTTCACACTGGCTGTCACGATTATCAGCATGATTTTCCTAAGAGGCTTCCTAAGCTTGATTCCAGTATTAATTGGCATAATCAGCGGCTATCTCTTTGCCTTATCACAAGGCATTGTAAATTTTCAGCCGGTCATAGATGCAAAATGGTTTGCTGTACCAGACTTCGTCGTACCATTTGTCGATTACACACCTGCTGTGACATTAAGCATTCTCACTGTGATGGTGCCGGTTGCCTTTGTGACAATGTCTGAGCATATCGGCCACCAAGTGGTGTTAAGTAAAGTTGTAGGGCAAGATTTCATTAAAAAACCTGGTCTTCATCGCTCCATTTTAGGAGACAGTGCGGCGACAATCTTCGCTTCACTCATTGGCGGACCACCGACAACAACGTATGGAGAGAACATCGGCGTCCTTGCCATTACAAGAGTGTTCAGTATCTTCGTCATCGGCGGAGCAGCAGTCTTTGCTATCTGCTTCGGCTTTGTCGGAAAAATCTCAGCATTAATCAGTACAGTGCCGTCCGCGGTCATGGGAGGCGTTTCGTTCCTGCTCTTTGGGATCATTGCCTCAAGCGGTCTGAGAATTCTGATTGATCATAAAGTGAATTTTGAAGAAAAACGTAATCTCATTATCGCATCAGTCATCTTAGTCATCGGAATTGGCGGGGCATTCATTGAGGTGAAACAAATCAACCTCACGCTATCTGGAATGGCACTTGCTGCCATCACAGGTGTCTTGTTAAACCTGATCCTGCCTCAGCCAAAAGCGGATGATGACGAGTCAAATGAATCGAATACAGAAAACCTTTTAAAAGAAGTCCAGTGA